Proteins from one Aureimonas sp. SA4125 genomic window:
- a CDS encoding DUF3616 domain-containing protein, whose translation MKSPLLPAKPVAQVLLKLANADGEDPKHNLSAGTRVGRSLFLAGDEMAVLEVLTLDTAGLSVAHDRYRLADLLDLLEPDAEVDIEGLSAEDGWLWVVGSHARTRNKPDKSPGLRIDLGKLADLKDTRPRCVLARIPLVEDPQAPGVFRPTRSDGDRRAGLLRQTKRGNKLAEMLRADPLIAPFTAIPAKEGGVDIEGIAVAAPRVALGMRGPVIRDFAVLLELEIQVGASGRLKLGLPPLKRLLDLEGLGIRDLKRCGDDLLILAGPTSSLSGPCALYVWRDWANEPASGQDVVALHRPERLFYLPVGRGVDHPEGLALWDGAGGRDKILVLCDSPAPARFEEGPATFLADLFDLPK comes from the coding sequence ATGAAATCTCCGCTCCTTCCCGCCAAACCCGTAGCCCAGGTTTTGCTGAAGCTCGCCAACGCCGATGGCGAGGATCCCAAGCACAACTTGTCGGCGGGAACCCGGGTCGGAAGAAGTCTCTTTCTCGCAGGCGACGAGATGGCGGTTCTCGAGGTCCTGACCCTCGACACAGCGGGTCTCAGCGTCGCGCATGACCGCTACAGGCTGGCGGATCTGCTCGATCTCCTGGAGCCCGACGCGGAAGTCGACATCGAAGGCCTGTCGGCCGAGGACGGGTGGCTGTGGGTCGTCGGCAGCCATGCCCGCACCCGCAACAAGCCCGATAAGTCGCCCGGCCTTCGCATCGATCTCGGCAAGCTCGCCGACCTCAAGGACACGCGGCCCCGCTGCGTGCTGGCGCGAATTCCGCTGGTCGAGGACCCGCAGGCGCCGGGTGTGTTTCGCCCCACCCGGTCGGACGGGGATCGCCGCGCGGGACTTCTCCGCCAGACCAAGCGCGGCAACAAGCTTGCCGAGATGCTGCGGGCCGATCCGCTGATTGCGCCCTTCACGGCCATTCCGGCCAAGGAAGGCGGCGTCGATATCGAGGGCATCGCGGTCGCGGCCCCCCGCGTCGCGCTCGGCATGCGCGGACCGGTGATCCGCGATTTCGCCGTCCTCCTGGAGCTGGAGATCCAGGTGGGAGCGAGCGGCAGGCTGAAGCTCGGTCTGCCGCCCCTGAAGCGGCTTCTGGATCTCGAGGGGCTCGGTATCCGCGATCTCAAGCGGTGCGGCGACGACCTCCTGATCCTGGCGGGTCCGACATCGAGCCTTTCTGGCCCGTGCGCGCTCTATGTCTGGCGAGACTGGGCGAACGAACCGGCGTCAGGGCAGGATGTGGTCGCGCTCCACCGACCCGAGCGCCTGTTCTATTTGCCGGTTGGTCGCGGCGTCGATCATCCGGAGGGTCTGGCGCTCTGGGATGGGGCTGGCGGACGCGACAAAATCCTCGTTCTTTGCGACAGCCCGGCTCCGGCTCGCTTCGAAGAGGGGCCTGCCACCTTTCTCGCCGACCTCTTCGATCTGCCGAAGTAG
- a CDS encoding CHASE4 domain-containing protein, translated as MRIVSKINLALGAVVGVSALLNLAALELTVMPSFLDLEGEVASRNQSRVLQALQSQEAQVSASARDYAFWDDSYAFMAGEKADYLAKNVNADSIKALSLNYFLTLDTTGKVILDDGYDFSEEETEGVKLLPSETLPARHPLRVPFREPGSRSGFIRTDRGIVAVGYAPILTSERTGPAAGTLLFGRILDTAALRDQTKVDFELLPAGTDAATTEEIIRNGDVIEVRSTVTGLDGAPLLTVVSKTGRSISAAGRQAVWAAMALLILGGFLLIATLGLALRHIAIGRVEAIRDHLRQVGMTGHLEPIAEDKRDDELSETISSFNAMAIQLADLRDRLRERDYRHGAADQAAGILHNVRNAISPIGAISWDLARREEAPWKRNLETALEQVADPALPPERIAKLQQFVAMSTAKLLDEAKERRADLETLASMVRHVDEILKEADGMSQGERVAEPIDLASSVGKAARLIGGKAGIVVTADVEAGAVLLGHRIALEQVLGNLLVNAAEAIEATGRGHGRIEITAAEIDVGGVACLDVTLRDDGEGIDPDRLETIFEKGFSTRRDRSGGTGLHWSANAVNAMNGRLFATSPGVGCGAALHLVLPRAQARLKDAA; from the coding sequence ATGCGCATCGTCAGTAAAATCAATCTCGCTCTCGGTGCCGTGGTCGGCGTTTCAGCACTTCTGAACCTCGCCGCGCTGGAATTGACCGTCATGCCGAGCTTCCTCGATCTCGAGGGCGAGGTGGCGTCGCGCAATCAGAGCCGGGTGCTGCAGGCCCTGCAAAGTCAGGAAGCGCAGGTCTCGGCTTCAGCCCGCGACTATGCGTTCTGGGACGACAGCTACGCGTTCATGGCCGGGGAAAAGGCCGACTACCTGGCCAAGAACGTCAATGCGGACTCGATCAAGGCTCTCAGCCTCAACTACTTCCTGACGCTGGATACGACGGGGAAGGTCATTCTCGACGACGGGTACGACTTCTCCGAAGAAGAAACCGAGGGCGTGAAGCTCTTGCCGTCCGAAACCCTGCCCGCCCGTCACCCGCTGCGCGTTCCCTTCAGGGAGCCGGGTTCACGTTCGGGCTTCATCAGGACCGACAGGGGAATCGTCGCCGTCGGATATGCACCGATCCTCACCTCCGAGAGAACCGGCCCGGCGGCGGGAACGCTGCTTTTCGGGCGTATCCTCGACACCGCGGCCCTGCGGGACCAGACGAAGGTCGACTTCGAATTGCTGCCCGCCGGAACGGACGCCGCGACGACCGAAGAGATCATCCGGAACGGCGACGTCATCGAGGTTCGCTCGACCGTCACCGGGTTGGATGGCGCTCCGCTCCTGACGGTGGTTTCGAAGACCGGACGGTCCATATCCGCGGCTGGTCGTCAAGCCGTCTGGGCGGCCATGGCGTTGCTGATCCTCGGCGGGTTCCTGCTCATTGCAACCCTTGGCCTCGCTCTGCGCCACATCGCGATCGGGCGGGTTGAAGCCATAAGGGACCACCTCAGGCAGGTGGGCATGACGGGGCACCTCGAGCCGATCGCGGAGGATAAGAGGGACGACGAACTGAGCGAGACGATTTCCTCGTTCAATGCCATGGCGATACAGCTCGCCGACCTCCGCGACAGACTGCGCGAGAGGGACTACCGTCACGGCGCCGCCGATCAGGCCGCCGGCATCCTCCACAATGTGCGCAACGCGATCAGCCCGATCGGCGCCATCTCCTGGGACCTTGCGCGCCGGGAGGAGGCGCCATGGAAGCGGAATCTGGAGACGGCCCTGGAGCAGGTTGCCGATCCAGCCCTGCCCCCGGAACGGATCGCCAAGTTGCAGCAGTTCGTCGCCATGTCCACCGCCAAGCTTCTCGATGAGGCGAAAGAGCGTCGGGCAGACCTGGAGACGCTTGCCTCCATGGTTCGTCACGTCGATGAGATCCTAAAGGAGGCGGACGGCATGTCCCAGGGCGAGAGGGTGGCCGAGCCGATCGACCTTGCCTCCTCCGTCGGGAAAGCCGCGAGGCTGATCGGCGGAAAGGCTGGCATCGTGGTGACGGCCGATGTCGAGGCGGGCGCCGTCTTGCTGGGACACCGGATCGCCCTCGAACAGGTCCTCGGCAATCTGCTCGTAAATGCTGCGGAAGCCATCGAGGCTACGGGCCGGGGCCATGGCCGCATCGAGATCACCGCCGCGGAAATCGACGTCGGCGGGGTTGCCTGCCTCGACGTGACTCTTCGGGACGATGGCGAGGGCATAGACCCGGACCGGCTGGAGACGATCTTCGAGAAGGGGTTTTCCACCCGGCGGGACCGCTCGGGGGGCACCGGCCTTCACTGGTCCGCCAACGCCGTGAACGCAATGAACGGCAGGCTCTTCGCCACGAGCCCGGGCGTCGGGTGCGGGGCGGCCTTGCATCTTGTCCTGCCTCGCGCCCAGGCCAGACTGAAGGACGCAGCATGA
- a CDS encoding DUF3606 domain-containing protein gives MAEKHTPQGRAQDRAKVAGGQTHEVAYEAQKKGVSREDVREAVKDVGNSRKKVEEQLDKGK, from the coding sequence ATGGCAGAGAAGCATACACCCCAGGGGCGAGCGCAGGATCGTGCGAAGGTCGCCGGCGGACAGACGCACGAAGTCGCGTACGAAGCCCAGAAGAAGGGCGTCAGCCGGGAGGATGTTCGCGAGGCGGTGAAGGACGTCGGCAACAGCCGCAAGAAGGTCGAGGAGCAGCTCGACAAGGGCAAATAG